The following proteins are encoded in a genomic region of Candidatus Campbellbacteria bacterium:
- the lepB gene encoding signal peptidase I: MLEQNEKIVDSPKLPPQKSGMSVFFSELVRFIFIAVFIVLPIRIFIAQPFIVSGASMDPTFASGEYLIVDEISYKFEQPQRGDVIIFKYPLDTSKYFIKRIIGLPSEHLTITGSTIVIQNAENPDGLTLNETYLTHKTFGDVDVVLGVNEYFVLGDNRPASSDSRIWGSLKEEFIIGRALVRLLPVTRMNLFPGSHTYFISEESTTTPLSQ; this comes from the coding sequence ATGTTAGAGCAAAACGAAAAAATCGTTGACTCGCCAAAACTTCCTCCTCAAAAAAGCGGAATGAGTGTGTTCTTCTCCGAACTTGTTCGCTTCATCTTCATTGCTGTGTTTATTGTTCTACCAATACGTATTTTTATAGCGCAGCCATTTATTGTAAGTGGTGCATCTATGGATCCCACCTTTGCAAGTGGCGAATATCTCATTGTCGATGAAATATCATACAAATTTGAACAACCACAGCGTGGTGATGTCATCATTTTTAAATATCCCTTGGACACATCAAAATATTTCATTAAGCGTATTATTGGTCTTCCCAGCGAGCACCTCACCATCACAGGGAGCACGATCGTTATACAAAATGCTGAAAATCCTGATGGTTTGACGCTCAATGAAACCTATCTGACACACAAAACATTTGGTGATGTTGATGTTGTGCTCGGGGTAAATGAGTACTTTGTCCTTGGTGACAATCGACCCGCAAGTTCCGACTCACGTATTTGGGGATCATTGAAGGAAGAATTTATTATTGGTCGCGCACTCGTTCGACTTCTCCCGGTCACGCGCATGAATCTTTTTCCTGGTTCACACACATATTTCATAAGCGAAGAATCTACAACCACCCCACTATCCCAATAA
- a CDS encoding His/Gly/Thr/Pro-type tRNA ligase C-terminal domain-containing protein yields MPHPYQQHREGVLQKPIVSRDKQLWYGYEGNLKKAIDVADFYGFKLASPLSIEKEDRVHEKRHHCPAQHVAALRSFVTDEVHRGGTVRVAHTRRIPYKKDIELRLEIIGDRESSAEGLLFQTVQSILNEYDHKHITASINSIGARESVAIFTQALANYFRPRLGDIETSCREAFKENTFAPMQCRHQKCMDARAEAPQSLNYLSEPSRRHFKEVLEYLESLGIAYTVDPSRLGSEHYSSRTIFSFADTTTNDIPADVPLVWGERYDHLAKKLGMRKSIPALHATFLFDTESPREKITLLKRAPREASVYLIQVGLQAKIRALIVGEDLRKAHIRVTTTLHKNSVCEQMDEARGLGVPFVVIIGQREVCEGTALVRHVTTNQQETIPLSQLSLYLKNRVRRA; encoded by the coding sequence ATGCCACACCCATACCAACAACATCGAGAAGGGGTCCTGCAGAAACCAATCGTGTCGCGGGACAAACAGTTGTGGTATGGATATGAAGGCAATTTAAAAAAGGCAATTGATGTTGCTGATTTTTATGGATTCAAACTCGCAAGCCCGCTCTCCATTGAAAAAGAGGACCGAGTACATGAAAAACGACACCATTGTCCCGCACAGCACGTTGCAGCACTACGTTCATTTGTTACTGATGAAGTACATCGTGGCGGTACTGTTCGTGTCGCTCATACGCGACGTATTCCGTATAAAAAAGATATTGAATTACGCCTTGAGATTATTGGTGACCGAGAAAGTTCAGCTGAAGGACTCCTGTTTCAAACAGTTCAATCCATACTGAACGAGTATGACCACAAACATATCACCGCCTCAATCAACAGTATTGGTGCGCGAGAATCAGTAGCTATCTTCACACAAGCTCTTGCAAACTATTTCCGACCACGCCTTGGTGATATTGAGACATCCTGTCGGGAAGCATTTAAAGAAAACACATTTGCACCTATGCAATGTCGGCATCAAAAATGTATGGATGCACGCGCCGAGGCACCCCAATCACTTAACTATTTATCCGAACCAAGTAGACGACATTTTAAAGAGGTGCTTGAATATCTTGAATCACTTGGTATTGCGTACACTGTTGACCCGTCACGTCTCGGCTCTGAACACTACTCCTCACGAACTATTTTTTCATTTGCAGATACTACTACGAATGACATCCCGGCAGATGTGCCCCTTGTGTGGGGAGAACGCTATGATCACCTCGCAAAAAAACTCGGCATGCGCAAAAGTATTCCCGCACTGCACGCAACATTCCTTTTTGATACAGAATCACCTCGTGAGAAAATAACACTTCTTAAACGAGCACCCAGAGAGGCGTCCGTCTATCTTATTCAAGTTGGTTTGCAAGCAAAAATTCGCGCCCTTATTGTCGGCGAAGACCTCCGAAAAGCGCACATTCGTGTTACCACCACACTTCACAAAAATAGTGTGTGCGAACAAATGGATGAGGCGCGTGGGCTTGGTGTTCCTTTTGTTGTCATTATTGGACAGCGGGAAGTATGCGAAGGAACGGCGCTCGTTCGACACGTTACCACCAACCAACAAGAAACTATTCCTCTTTCTCAATTATCCCTCTACTTGAAGAACCGTGTCCGCCGAGCGTAG
- the ybeY gene encoding rRNA maturation RNase YbeY — MATHCATTLTTTAPLSVPKEGRVFARMAHNVLGASYELSLVFIGNALSKKLNSTYRNKNKDTNVLAFSLSKTSGEIYINIPLARAEAKQFESTPLSHIRFLFVHGLLHLKGHDHGEKMERLERRLMREYFSKA; from the coding sequence ATGGCTACGCATTGCGCAACTACTCTTACGACAACCGCCCCTCTTTCAGTACCGAAAGAGGGTCGTGTTTTTGCACGTATGGCACACAATGTCCTCGGCGCATCATATGAACTTTCTTTGGTATTTATTGGAAATGCACTTTCAAAAAAACTAAATAGTACCTATCGAAACAAAAACAAGGACACCAACGTGCTCGCATTTTCCCTTTCAAAAACATCCGGCGAAATCTATATCAACATTCCCCTTGCACGAGCCGAGGCGAAACAATTTGAATCTACTCCCCTTTCACACATTCGTTTTCTATTTGTACATGGACTTCTTCACCTCAAAGGTCACGACCATGGAGAAAAAATGGAGCGGTTGGAACGACGCCTTATGAGAGAGTATTTTTCAAAGGCATAG
- the ftsA gene encoding cell division protein FtsA, whose translation MSRIISTGLAIGTTTVRVVVSEYVKTDRGPLRRVLGTGFSESSGLRHGYIVDPEQVTRSVSRALSQAQRAAHVNIQNVLLSVGGTGLESFTTTGSTSITRADSEITDLDVTRAFTASQEMLPDIAQMNRKIIQTVPLSYKIDGKEALSRVVGMRGLKLEVKTLFITVLEQHLSDLIEAVESAGVEVREIIAAPIASAVATLTKAQRIAGVVLVDIGSETVSLIVYENDTPLSLKVFPRGGNDITNDIALGLRIPIEEAERVKTGTGMSVQYPRKKIDEIITARLKDIFDLVQTHLKKMGRDGLLPAGVVLAGGGAQIASIVEIAKSSLALPSRLGMIEVNSTAHGQVYDPSWTVAYGLSILGLSPDIATGAQISTLGQNLKMFKHTGSRLGELFKRFLP comes from the coding sequence ATGAGTAGAATTATTTCCACAGGTCTTGCCATAGGCACAACGACCGTTCGTGTGGTCGTTTCTGAATATGTAAAAACAGATCGCGGCCCACTCCGTCGCGTTCTTGGTACTGGCTTTTCAGAATCATCTGGACTTCGTCACGGATATATTGTTGACCCAGAACAAGTAACCCGGAGTGTTTCGCGAGCGCTATCACAAGCACAGCGAGCCGCACACGTGAACATACAAAACGTGCTCCTTTCAGTTGGTGGCACCGGACTTGAATCATTCACCACAACAGGTTCAACGAGCATCACTCGCGCGGATTCAGAAATCACAGACCTTGATGTAACGCGAGCGTTTACCGCAAGCCAAGAGATGCTCCCCGACATTGCTCAGATGAATCGAAAAATAATTCAAACCGTTCCACTTTCATACAAAATTGACGGAAAAGAAGCCCTTAGTCGTGTTGTCGGTATGCGAGGTTTAAAACTTGAAGTAAAAACACTTTTTATTACAGTGCTCGAACAACACCTCTCCGACCTTATTGAAGCTGTTGAGAGTGCGGGTGTTGAGGTTCGAGAAATTATTGCCGCCCCTATCGCATCAGCTGTTGCCACACTCACCAAAGCACAACGCATCGCTGGTGTTGTTCTTGTTGATATTGGTTCAGAAACAGTATCACTCATTGTATATGAAAACGACACACCGCTCTCACTAAAAGTATTTCCACGTGGTGGAAATGACATCACCAACGATATCGCACTCGGTTTGCGTATTCCGATTGAAGAAGCAGAGCGGGTGAAAACGGGAACAGGCATGTCCGTGCAATATCCACGAAAGAAAATTGATGAAATTATTACCGCACGCCTCAAAGATATTTTTGACCTCGTCCAAACACATTTGAAAAAAATGGGGCGCGATGGTTTACTTCCTGCTGGTGTTGTTCTCGCTGGTGGTGGTGCACAAATTGCGTCAATTGTTGAGATAGCAAAAAGCTCTCTCGCGCTTCCTTCACGACTCGGCATGATTGAAGTCAACAGTACAGCGCACGGACAAGTGTACGACCCGTCATGGACAGTGGCCTATGGGCTTTCAATTCTTGGTTTGTCTCCCGATATCGCCACAGGCGCACAAATATCCACGCTCGGACAAAATCTTAAAATGTTTAAGCACACAGGGTCGCGGCTCGGTGAACTCTTCAAAAGATTTCTTCCATAG
- the ftsZ gene encoding cell division protein FtsZ, whose product MATKIEPVVEAFARIKVVGIGGSGLNAVNHMISEKVRGVEFISINTDAQDLHHSNAKKKIHIGKNLTKGLGAGMDPGVGRRAAEETKEEIQEALKGADMVFVACGLGGGTGTGAAPTVAQVARELGALVIGVVTKPFSFEGLQRQRIAQQGVDELKKEVDSLIVIPNDRLFNVIQKDTTLKNAFSMCDEVLRQAVEGIADLITMPGIVNLDFADIRAVLQNTGSALMGIGLGTGERRAVEAAQQAINSPLLDVSVTGAKGVLFTISGSDDLTMMEVHDAAKVITENVDKEAKIIFGAVKDDRLKKNEVKVTVIASGFPEGNGVSPTLFAGASRKEKEESGGIFNSFTRTTAGDLKNKEKKNEELKEEVFVEESKPVEKTDLKPKAETEDEDDWGAIPAFLRRKK is encoded by the coding sequence ATGGCTACTAAAATTGAACCGGTTGTGGAAGCATTCGCACGAATCAAGGTTGTTGGTATTGGAGGGTCAGGATTGAATGCGGTGAACCACATGATTAGCGAAAAGGTTCGCGGTGTTGAATTCATTTCTATAAACACAGATGCGCAAGATTTACACCACAGCAACGCAAAAAAGAAAATTCATATCGGAAAAAATTTGACGAAAGGACTCGGTGCAGGAATGGATCCAGGTGTTGGACGACGTGCCGCTGAAGAAACAAAAGAAGAAATACAGGAAGCACTGAAGGGTGCCGATATGGTTTTTGTAGCCTGCGGACTCGGAGGTGGAACAGGAACAGGGGCCGCTCCAACGGTTGCGCAAGTAGCACGTGAACTGGGCGCACTCGTTATTGGTGTGGTAACTAAACCGTTCAGTTTTGAGGGCCTCCAGCGTCAACGAATTGCACAACAAGGTGTTGATGAACTCAAAAAAGAGGTTGATTCTCTTATTGTGATTCCTAACGACCGGCTTTTTAATGTCATTCAAAAAGATACAACGCTCAAAAATGCGTTCTCAATGTGTGATGAAGTTTTGCGACAAGCCGTTGAGGGTATTGCCGACCTCATCACTATGCCAGGTATTGTGAACTTGGACTTTGCAGATATTCGAGCCGTCTTGCAAAACACAGGTTCAGCTCTCATGGGAATCGGACTTGGTACAGGCGAACGACGCGCCGTTGAAGCAGCACAGCAAGCCATCAATTCCCCACTCCTTGATGTATCCGTTACCGGTGCAAAGGGAGTCCTCTTTACAATCTCAGGAAGTGATGACCTCACCATGATGGAGGTACACGACGCCGCAAAGGTTATTACTGAAAATGTTGATAAAGAAGCAAAGATTATCTTTGGTGCCGTCAAAGACGATCGCCTCAAGAAAAATGAAGTCAAGGTTACCGTTATTGCTTCTGGTTTTCCAGAAGGTAATGGTGTATCACCAACACTCTTTGCGGGAGCTTCACGAAAAGAAAAGGAGGAATCGGGGGGTATCTTTAACTCATTCACACGAACAACCGCAGGAGATCTTAAGAATAAAGAGAAAAAGAATGAGGAACTAAAGGAGGAGGTGTTCGTTGAGGAATCGAAGCCGGTTGAAAAAACGGACCTCAAACCAAAAGCAGAAACGGAAGACGAGGACGATTGGGGAGCAATTCCAGCGTTTCTCCGCCGCAAAAAATAA
- a CDS encoding four helix bundle protein produces MEPLHSYKDLIVWQKAVSLAIATYKLTDIFPRSEIYGLTSQMRRASVSIASNIAEGRRRGTRKDFIQFLRIAYASGAELETQLFIAREVIEIKSGAYGTVDSLLDEVMRMLNVILRQLNVPAS; encoded by the coding sequence ATGGAGCCACTTCATTCCTATAAAGATTTAATTGTGTGGCAAAAAGCGGTCTCCCTCGCTATCGCAACCTATAAACTCACGGATATTTTTCCACGGAGTGAAATCTACGGCCTAACGTCTCAAATGCGACGTGCTAGCGTTTCTATTGCCTCAAATATTGCTGAGGGTCGCCGTCGCGGAACACGAAAAGACTTTATTCAGTTTTTACGGATAGCGTACGCATCAGGAGCAGAGCTTGAGACGCAACTCTTTATTGCACGGGAAGTTATTGAGATAAAGAGTGGTGCCTATGGTACAGTAGATTCGTTGTTGGATGAGGTGATGCGCATGCTCAATGTTATACTACGACAATTAAACGTACCCGCCTCTTAA
- a CDS encoding FAD-dependent oxidoreductase, translated as MTYDVIIIGAGPGGTAAAVYSARKQLKTLLICKEFGGQSIVSEDIQNWIGTPSISGIALAKAFKDHVAKYADFVTIQEGVWVENIEHTEVGFTVKTNKETFSGRSLLITSGSTRRKLAVPGADTFENKGLTYCASCDGPLFSEQDVVVVGGGNAGFESAAQLLAYCKSVTILQHGDRYKADEITVAKVLAHPNVKGILNTEIVEVKGDKFVTGIVYEDTTTNEKHELPVTGIFVEIGLVPSTDFLGTLVEVDTYRRIKIDPWTQRASLLGVWAAGDCSNIKYHQNNIAAGDAVRAIEDLYLYLKTGK; from the coding sequence ATGACCTACGACGTAATCATCATTGGAGCAGGACCGGGCGGAACAGCAGCCGCCGTCTATTCTGCCCGTAAACAACTCAAAACACTCCTCATCTGTAAAGAATTTGGAGGACAAAGTATTGTGTCAGAGGATATTCAAAACTGGATAGGAACACCGTCTATTTCAGGAATCGCTCTTGCAAAGGCGTTCAAAGACCATGTTGCAAAGTATGCTGATTTTGTAACTATCCAAGAAGGCGTGTGGGTAGAAAACATTGAACACACGGAGGTGGGGTTCACGGTTAAAACAAACAAAGAAACTTTTTCAGGACGCTCCCTTCTCATCACAAGTGGCTCTACACGACGAAAACTTGCTGTCCCCGGCGCTGATACGTTTGAAAACAAAGGACTCACCTACTGTGCATCATGCGACGGACCACTATTCTCTGAACAAGATGTTGTTGTCGTTGGTGGAGGAAACGCAGGATTTGAAAGTGCCGCCCAACTGCTCGCCTACTGTAAGAGTGTCACTATCTTACAACACGGAGACAGATACAAAGCTGATGAAATTACTGTTGCAAAAGTACTCGCACATCCAAATGTGAAAGGGATTCTCAACACCGAAATTGTTGAAGTGAAAGGAGACAAGTTCGTTACAGGAATTGTATATGAGGACACAACAACAAATGAAAAACACGAGCTCCCTGTCACGGGAATCTTTGTTGAAATAGGCCTTGTGCCAAGTACTGATTTTCTGGGAACACTTGTTGAAGTAGATACTTACAGACGAATTAAAATTGACCCATGGACACAGCGCGCTTCCCTTCTTGGTGTCTGGGCGGCTGGTGATTGTTCAAATATTAAATACCACCAGAACAACATCGCCGCTGGTGATGCCGTGCGTGCAATAGAAGATTTGTATCTCTACTTGAAAACGGGAAAATAA
- the murI gene encoding glutamate racemase, whose translation MSTKLSKNKCIGVFDSGFGGITILRGIVRKLPEYNYLYVGDTARTPYGTRSKELVYEFTKQAVDFLFAHNCELIIFACNTASSDALRRIQREYVPKYYPHKKVLGVLIPAAEEAVAQTKNKRIGVVATSGTVQSGAFVREITKLDPKIQVFQNACPLLVPIVEEGAHNSQVTTLLLKGYLKPLITKNIDTLILGCTHYGILENKIRKICGSRITLISEGRVVPKKLKDYLTRHPKIERKISRNGTVRFYSTDLTPKFITLGSTFFGKKIKVQKITLQ comes from the coding sequence TTGTCTACAAAGTTGAGTAAAAATAAGTGCATAGGGGTTTTTGATTCTGGTTTCGGAGGAATTACTATCTTGCGCGGAATAGTTAGGAAACTACCAGAGTACAACTATCTGTATGTGGGAGATACGGCGCGTACGCCATACGGTACACGTTCAAAAGAGCTTGTGTATGAATTTACGAAGCAAGCGGTTGATTTTTTGTTTGCACATAACTGCGAACTTATTATTTTTGCCTGCAATACTGCTTCAAGTGATGCGCTTCGAAGAATTCAACGGGAATATGTACCAAAATACTATCCTCATAAAAAAGTGTTGGGTGTTTTGATTCCTGCGGCCGAAGAAGCGGTTGCTCAAACAAAGAACAAACGAATCGGGGTTGTTGCAACTAGTGGAACCGTACAATCAGGTGCGTTTGTGAGAGAGATTACAAAACTCGATCCAAAGATACAAGTGTTCCAGAACGCCTGCCCGTTGCTTGTGCCGATTGTGGAAGAAGGAGCACACAATTCACAAGTGACAACACTACTTCTCAAGGGCTACCTCAAACCGCTCATCACAAAAAATATTGATACACTGATTCTTGGGTGTACGCACTACGGGATTTTGGAAAACAAAATTAGAAAAATATGTGGTTCCCGAATCACTCTTATTTCAGAGGGCAGAGTTGTTCCTAAAAAACTAAAAGACTATCTTACCCGGCATCCAAAAATTGAAAGAAAAATAAGCAGGAACGGAACGGTTCGTTTTTATTCAACAGACCTGACCCCCAAATTCATAACACTAGGCAGTACGTTTTTCGGCAAAAAAATTAAGGTGCAAAAAATAACACTGCAGTAG
- a CDS encoding L-threonylcarbamoyladenylate synthase — MVKKIEENAAGIIQARAILEDGGVLVFPTDTAYGLAVRTDRDGAITKISLVKGRPESKAISVVVSDIAMAKRYGVFSPRALAVAEAFLPGPLTLVVPARERVSKKLLAEGTTIGFRIPNRQWVLDLVRACNFPITATSANASDTPACYSIPDVKKSLKDTWKMIDGTIDGGQLPETHVSTVVQCVDDMCEVLREGPISREDIDKVIG, encoded by the coding sequence ATGGTTAAAAAAATAGAAGAAAACGCAGCCGGAATAATTCAAGCACGGGCTATTTTAGAAGATGGTGGGGTCTTAGTTTTTCCAACAGATACTGCATACGGACTTGCGGTGCGGACTGATCGTGATGGTGCAATAACTAAAATAAGTTTGGTAAAAGGTCGCCCCGAATCAAAGGCAATCTCTGTTGTAGTGTCGGACATTGCTATGGCAAAACGATATGGAGTTTTTTCTCCGCGGGCTCTTGCTGTGGCAGAAGCTTTTTTACCTGGACCCCTTACTCTTGTTGTTCCCGCGCGCGAACGTGTTTCTAAAAAACTGCTTGCAGAAGGCACAACCATAGGTTTTCGTATTCCAAATCGACAATGGGTTCTTGATCTTGTTCGTGCGTGCAATTTTCCTATAACCGCAACAAGCGCTAATGCGTCAGATACGCCCGCATGTTATTCAATTCCTGATGTTAAAAAAAGTTTGAAAGATACATGGAAAATGATTGATGGAACCATAGATGGGGGGCAACTTCCAGAGACACACGTTTCAACGGTTGTGCAATGTGTTGATGATATGTGTGAAGTTTTACGCGAAGGCCCAATCTCTAGAGAAGACATTGATAAAGTGATAGGATAG
- a CDS encoding tRNA (adenosine(37)-N6)-threonylcarbamoyltransferase complex transferase subunit TsaD gives MPSCAVLGTGLYSQASKHAEFGGVFPNLAKREHQLNLTSMLKIALKESGLSTKHQAPDSKQIQNFQTMQEILEREETLFKNLQEYLSKNPNNPGFDAIAVTQGPGLEPALWVGINFAKALSFFWNIPLVPVNHMEGHILSVLSDRKENSNDQITNNKIAFPAIALLVSGGHTELDLVHDWGTYELIGQTRDDAVGEAFDKVARLLGLPYPGGPEISRLAAEARNPKSEIRNTIHLPRPMIDSNDFDFSFAGLKTAVLYAVKKLGSLSDEQKKEIACEFENAAVEVLVSKTKKALEHYNAPTLIIGGGVVANTHLREEMKKMLAQEFPDVTLLLPTHELSTDNAVMIGIAGYIAYTKNPNEYGVFSPEHGDLRAHGTLRLSS, from the coding sequence ATGCCCTCCTGCGCCGTGCTGGGCACGGGTTTGTACTCACAGGCATCCAAACACGCCGAATTTGGTGGTGTCTTCCCCAACCTTGCAAAACGAGAACACCAACTAAACCTGACTTCGATGTTAAAAATCGCACTGAAGGAGTCAGGTTTAAGCACCAAGCACCAAGCACCAGATTCCAAACAAATTCAAAATTTCCAAACAATGCAAGAAATTTTAGAACGGGAGGAAACGCTTTTTAAGAACCTACAAGAATATCTCTCAAAAAACCCAAATAATCCTGGGTTTGATGCAATTGCGGTAACCCAAGGTCCAGGTCTTGAACCGGCGCTGTGGGTTGGGATTAACTTTGCAAAAGCACTTTCTTTTTTCTGGAATATTCCACTTGTTCCCGTCAATCACATGGAAGGACACATCCTTTCTGTCCTCTCGGACAGAAAGGAAAATTCCAATGATCAAATAACAAATAACAAAATAGCGTTTCCTGCTATTGCCCTGCTTGTCTCCGGAGGACACACGGAACTTGACCTCGTGCATGATTGGGGGACGTATGAGCTCATTGGGCAAACGCGCGATGATGCTGTTGGGGAAGCGTTTGATAAAGTTGCACGACTCCTCGGACTTCCCTATCCTGGTGGACCAGAAATAAGTCGCCTTGCGGCGGAAGCACGAAATCCGAAATCCGAAATCCGAAACACTATCCACCTTCCTCGACCAATGATTGACTCAAATGATTTTGATTTTTCATTTGCAGGACTTAAAACAGCCGTTCTCTACGCAGTCAAAAAACTTGGCTCGCTCTCTGATGAGCAAAAGAAAGAAATTGCATGTGAATTTGAAAACGCCGCAGTAGAAGTATTGGTTTCAAAAACAAAAAAGGCACTTGAACACTACAACGCCCCAACACTCATCATCGGCGGAGGCGTTGTCGCAAATACACATTTACGTGAAGAAATGAAAAAAATGCTCGCACAGGAATTTCCTGATGTAACACTTCTTCTTCCCACCCACGAACTCTCCACAGATAACGCGGTCATGATAGGAATTGCTGGGTACATTGCATATACAAAAAACCCCAACGAATATGGAGTCTTTTCACCTGAACACGGTGACCTGCGCGCACACGGAACCCTTAGACTCTCAAGTTAG
- a CDS encoding CAP domain-containing protein, with amino-acid sequence MRKHIKDYFIPHEGNDHKPHMVRDASIVALTTILVLTFGFSVFQALLIRTSIEFTAAVVPGVLVDLANKDREAEGLSDLTVSPILEKAARMKAEHMAENEYFAHTSPDGLNPWYWFYRAGYNFVNAGENLAVNFVDSGDVEQAWMNSPGHRENIMNGTFTEIGIAAVPGQYKDRKTIFVVQLFGTPAQVAVAPVIAQTAPTLAVASTQEVQGATVAVAQQTVSEPVVVQEVTPTAVTQVPAPAPEGAQDVSLAQEFTPARDANTAGASVKEEVIMPVERISYTNAWEKFLAQPRAVVRWGYIIIGLALAFVTLLMVLFQVHKRHSREFSHGIALIILIVFLSYFNYLLLAKDLLIV; translated from the coding sequence ATGCGAAAACATATTAAAGATTACTTCATTCCGCACGAAGGCAACGACCACAAGCCACACATGGTTCGTGATGCAAGTATTGTTGCGCTTACCACGATTCTCGTGCTCACGTTTGGTTTTTCTGTATTCCAAGCGCTTCTCATTCGTACGAGTATTGAATTTACAGCAGCGGTTGTTCCCGGAGTGCTTGTTGACCTTGCAAACAAGGACCGAGAAGCAGAAGGACTTTCTGATTTGACGGTGAGTCCGATTTTGGAAAAGGCGGCACGCATGAAGGCGGAGCACATGGCGGAAAACGAATATTTTGCACACACAAGTCCCGACGGACTCAATCCGTGGTATTGGTTTTACCGAGCGGGATACAATTTTGTGAATGCGGGAGAAAACTTGGCGGTGAACTTTGTTGACTCGGGTGACGTTGAACAAGCATGGATGAACTCTCCAGGACACCGAGAAAACATCATGAATGGGACCTTTACTGAAATAGGTATTGCCGCTGTCCCAGGGCAATACAAGGACAGGAAGACCATTTTTGTCGTTCAGCTTTTTGGTACGCCAGCACAAGTCGCGGTTGCCCCCGTGATTGCTCAAACTGCCCCTACGCTTGCCGTTGCGAGCACACAGGAGGTACAGGGAGCTACCGTGGCTGTAGCCCAGCAGACCGTTTCAGAGCCAGTGGTAGTTCAGGAGGTGACCCCAACAGCAGTGACCCAAGTACCGGCTCCAGCTCCAGAAGGGGCCCAAGATGTTTCATTAGCACAGGAGTTTACCCCAGCGCGAGATGCGAATACGGCAGGAGCTTCAGTTAAGGAGGAGGTCATTATGCCCGTTGAACGAATTTCGTATACAAATGCGTGGGAGAAGTTTTTAGCACAACCACGAGCCGTGGTTCGTTGGGGATACATCATCATCGGACTCGCACTTGCTTTTGTGACATTGTTGATGGTTCTCTTTCAAGTACACAAAAGACACTCGCGTGAATTTTCTCATGGCATCGCACTCATTATTTTGATTGTCTTCTTGTCGTACTTCAACTATCTTCTTCTCGCAAAAGATTTATTGATTGTGTAA
- a CDS encoding class F sortase → MMLFNSEMNTKKVLISVGVVLLVVGFGILIASQGGVTTYLTQKNSQETLATSSRPIFDPARPLEDSDPMRLRIPDIFVDTNFVPLGLQENGEIEIPKGYTEVGWYTYGPTPGEIGPAVVLGHVDSYEGPGVFLSLGQLTEGDYVYVDRADGTTATFRVTVLERYDRSNFPTEKVYGDITFPGLRLITCSGTYSQETQEYDRVLVVYATLVDSDDTK, encoded by the coding sequence ATGATGTTGTTTAATTCAGAAATGAACACAAAAAAAGTACTTATATCTGTGGGCGTTGTGTTGCTTGTCGTTGGTTTTGGAATCCTTATAGCATCACAAGGAGGTGTCACCACATATTTGACACAAAAAAATTCTCAAGAAACTCTTGCAACATCTTCACGACCGATTTTTGATCCAGCGCGCCCGCTTGAAGATTCAGACCCAATGCGTTTGCGTATTCCAGATATATTTGTGGACACTAATTTTGTTCCTCTTGGTCTGCAAGAAAATGGTGAAATTGAAATTCCAAAAGGATACACAGAAGTTGGATGGTACACCTATGGTCCGACACCTGGTGAAATTGGTCCTGCTGTTGTGCTCGGACATGTTGACTCGTATGAAGGCCCTGGTGTGTTTTTATCTCTTGGTCAACTCACAGAAGGCGACTATGTGTATGTAGATCGCGCAGACGGAACAACAGCAACATTTCGTGTAACAGTACTTGAACGGTACGATAGAAGCAATTTTCCGACAGAAAAAGTATACGGCGATATAACGTTTCCAGGTTTGCGTCTTATTACCTGCTCAGGAACATATAGCCAAGAGACACAGGAATACGACCGAGTACTTGTTGTCTACGCGACACTTGTTGATAGCGACGATACGAAGTAG